From Burkholderia sp. WP9, a single genomic window includes:
- a CDS encoding NADH-quinone oxidoreductase subunit C — protein MRIEAFGFSDLVRLSVFAGRSSAFLARVDFDTWSRTAGTVRETGGRLISLWGAEETPGTFTISVAYALEDGILWLKLPVGDGHGRSDGYPDISALFPCATRMQRAVYDLVGLRAIGADDTRPWLNHGNWPADYFPLQKLSSGTEQFQIQEADYPFVHVDGDGVHEIAVGPIHAGIIEPGHFRFSVVGEKVLRLEERLGYAHRGIERLFEHMPALDGHRLARRIAGDTTVAFTWAYCMAVERALNGRIPPRAQWLRALLLERERIANHLGDLGALGNDAGFAYGLSQFSRLKEDWLRLNNLAFGHRYLMDRIVPGGLSTDLDARFVTSMLTQCDQIDTQVRVMQRIYEDQSGLQDRFAGTGILSAKLAEHFGVCGPVGRASGRKIDVRIDHPYAPYHEVQVQMVSDDRGDVAARTAVRFNEIYESTRLIRTLLADLPGGDIVSRVEYSGSPSCGVGWIEGWRGDVFIALETGADGTISRSHCHDPSWQNWPALEHAIIGNIVPDFPLINKSFNLNYAGHDL, from the coding sequence ATGCGCATTGAGGCATTCGGGTTTTCCGACCTGGTTCGCCTGTCCGTGTTTGCGGGCAGGTCCTCGGCTTTTCTCGCACGTGTCGATTTTGACACCTGGAGCCGCACCGCCGGCACCGTGCGCGAGACGGGTGGCCGTCTGATCTCCCTGTGGGGTGCCGAAGAGACTCCGGGCACATTCACTATCTCTGTCGCTTACGCGCTGGAAGACGGCATCTTGTGGCTTAAGTTGCCGGTAGGCGACGGGCATGGGCGCAGCGACGGATACCCGGATATATCGGCGCTCTTTCCGTGCGCGACACGCATGCAACGGGCCGTCTACGATCTGGTCGGGCTGCGCGCGATCGGCGCCGACGATACACGGCCGTGGCTGAATCACGGCAACTGGCCTGCCGATTACTTCCCGTTGCAGAAATTGTCTTCCGGGACCGAGCAGTTTCAGATCCAGGAAGCGGACTATCCGTTCGTCCACGTCGATGGTGACGGTGTCCACGAGATTGCCGTCGGTCCGATTCACGCAGGCATCATCGAGCCCGGACACTTCCGCTTCTCGGTCGTCGGCGAAAAGGTGTTGCGCCTCGAGGAGCGGCTGGGCTATGCGCACCGGGGAATCGAGCGGCTATTCGAACACATGCCCGCGCTCGACGGACACCGTCTCGCAAGACGCATCGCCGGAGACACCACGGTCGCCTTTACGTGGGCCTATTGCATGGCGGTCGAGCGCGCGTTGAATGGACGGATTCCGCCACGCGCGCAGTGGCTGCGTGCGCTATTGCTCGAGCGCGAGCGCATTGCCAATCACCTGGGCGATCTTGGCGCGCTCGGCAACGACGCGGGGTTCGCGTATGGTCTCTCGCAGTTCTCCCGTCTGAAGGAAGACTGGTTACGCCTGAACAATCTGGCTTTCGGGCATCGCTATCTGATGGACCGGATCGTTCCCGGGGGCTTGTCAACGGACCTCGATGCGCGCTTCGTCACCTCGATGCTGACGCAGTGCGATCAGATCGACACACAAGTCCGCGTCATGCAGCGCATCTACGAGGATCAATCGGGACTGCAGGATCGCTTTGCAGGTACGGGCATACTTTCCGCAAAATTGGCGGAGCACTTCGGTGTGTGCGGGCCGGTCGGACGTGCGAGCGGCCGGAAAATCGACGTGCGTATCGATCACCCTTACGCGCCCTACCACGAGGTTCAGGTGCAGATGGTCAGCGATGACCGGGGCGATGTGGCAGCCCGGACCGCCGTCAGGTTCAACGAAATCTACGAGTCCACTCGGTTGATCCGGACCCTCCTCGCCGATCTGCCTGGTGGTGACATCGTCTCCCGGGTCGAATACAGTGGCTCGCCATCCTGCGGGGTCGGTTGGATCGAAGGCTGGCGGGGCGATGTATTCATCGCACTCGAAACCGGGGCAGACGGAACCATTTCGCGCTCTCACTGCCATGACCCGTCGTGGCAGAACTGGCCGGCTCTGGAGCACGCGATCATCGGCAATATCGTTCCGGATTTCCCGCTGATCAACAAGTCGTTCAATCTGAACTACGCGGGACACGACCTGTAA
- a CDS encoding fused MFS/spermidine synthase, with protein sequence MSANHHHFRQALAELLNGPPGNPVPVVSDGLRTRSLRFGPLGIQSSMRKREPFELDLPYTRAMMIFGLFHHAPRDILIVGLGGGSLSKYCFQKFPSARVTTVEIDANVIALREFFFVPPDSERFHIVHADAAAYLSHRTGIADVILLDGFDATGLPAALSSQSFYDSCRAALRDKGVLVSNLLNNDARLATHLARMRRACDANLLRTTAQCGANVIAVGFKRRSVPGWDDLHARAKVLTTSLGLDLCRHVKRMEHHHREESDSEYPSSGEPAVEHDI encoded by the coding sequence TTGTCGGCCAATCACCATCACTTCAGGCAGGCGCTGGCGGAACTGTTGAATGGCCCGCCCGGAAATCCCGTGCCCGTGGTGAGCGACGGGTTGCGCACACGGTCGCTGCGCTTCGGTCCATTGGGCATACAAAGCTCGATGCGCAAGCGCGAGCCGTTCGAGCTCGACCTCCCGTACACACGGGCCATGATGATCTTCGGGCTCTTCCACCACGCCCCACGAGACATCCTGATCGTCGGGCTGGGCGGAGGATCGTTGTCGAAATACTGCTTCCAGAAGTTTCCGTCGGCGCGGGTCACTACGGTCGAAATCGACGCGAATGTGATCGCGTTGCGTGAATTTTTTTTCGTCCCGCCCGATTCGGAAAGATTCCACATCGTGCATGCCGACGCGGCCGCGTATCTTTCACACAGGACGGGAATCGCCGACGTGATCCTGCTCGACGGCTTCGACGCAACGGGTCTGCCCGCTGCCCTGTCCAGCCAGTCGTTTTACGATTCTTGCCGTGCAGCGCTGCGCGACAAAGGGGTTCTCGTGTCAAACCTGCTGAACAATGACGCCCGGCTCGCCACGCACCTCGCCCGGATGCGCCGGGCGTGCGACGCAAACCTGCTCCGCACCACGGCGCAGTGCGGGGCAAACGTCATCGCCGTCGGCTTCAAGCGGAGAAGCGTGCCGGGGTGGGACGACCTCCATGCCCGCGCGAAGGTCTTGACGACATCGCTGGGTCTTGACCTGTGTCGCCACGTCAAACGAATGGAACATCATCACCGGGAGGAGTCTGATTCGGAGTACCCTTCGTCCGGCGAGCCTGCCGTCGAACACGACATCTGA
- a CDS encoding universal stress protein, with product MFKHLLVPTDGSTLSDAAIQMAVTLATESGAKVTGLHVIPEFHVLAYGTEMIADTEDRVIQVTRQHADNYLLAVTKAATQAGVECDTVTRNHAHPYEAIISVAAQRSCDLIVMASHGRGGMRALLLGSETLKVLTHCRIPVLVVREPTQTDAGHVVESSRQPSE from the coding sequence ATGTTCAAGCATCTGCTGGTGCCAACCGATGGTTCGACACTTTCTGACGCTGCCATCCAGATGGCGGTGACGCTTGCCACGGAAAGCGGCGCAAAGGTCACCGGGCTCCATGTCATTCCGGAATTCCATGTCCTCGCGTATGGCACCGAAATGATCGCCGACACGGAGGATCGGGTCATTCAGGTTACCCGACAGCATGCGGATAACTATCTGCTGGCCGTCACAAAAGCGGCTACCCAGGCCGGTGTCGAGTGCGATACGGTTACCAGAAACCACGCTCACCCGTATGAGGCGATTATCAGCGTGGCAGCGCAACGAAGCTGTGATCTCATTGTCATGGCATCCCACGGCCGAGGCGGCATGCGTGCCTTATTGCTCGGCAGTGAGACCCTGAAGGTGCTGACGCACTGTCGGATCCCGGTCCTCGTCGTCCGGGAGCCGACGCAGACCGATGCGGGCCATGTTGTGGAATCCAGCAGGCAACCGTCTGAATAA
- the hyfB gene encoding hydrogenase 4 subunit B, translating to MEHLLVIHYVLLVVAGWLIVSVLGLASLRRTRVVAHGLFPVGAVFGLALFGLGLTGVFAGPQEIILPLGLPDLPFHLRLDGLSAYFLAVLGVVSTGVSAFSAGYFRKGEGTPPGLLCFEYHVCLASMATLLLADDAYSFMVAWETMTVSAVFLVMTNHRIAEIRRAAYLYFLISHVGALALLLCFGLLQANTGDYTFANMREQHLDVFWASAAFLLALFGFGAKAGVFPLHVWLPEAHPAAPSPVSALMSGFILKAGLYGILRTVFDLLHVQLWWWGVFVLALGLFTALFGVVFSAIQTDMKRLLAYSSIDNIGLMFVSMGLAILFRAYGMNSLAALSLTALFYQIASHATFKSLLFLGTGSVLHATGERNLGRLGGLIRVMPWTAWAALVGAFASAGLPPLGGFVSEWLLLQSFLFTPGLPNPFLNMVVPLVAALIALVAALAGYTMVKFFGIVFLGQPREAKLAQARDASHWERIGFVWLAAICVLLGLLPVQFVAVLDRVTRTLVGTGIGEAVARNGWLLLAPTSVDRASYMPAVFLLFFCACCALAWLLVRRLYHGRLRRAAPWACGYPFVTARMQDTAEGFGQPIREIFTPLFKIERRLPSPFDQHPEYSVTVTDRAWTLIYAPLERLIMRIAALAGRLQTGRIAMYLMHSFIVLIVLLMLVRR from the coding sequence ATGGAACACCTGCTGGTCATCCACTACGTGCTGCTGGTCGTCGCGGGCTGGCTGATCGTCAGCGTTCTGGGACTCGCCAGCCTGCGACGGACACGGGTGGTTGCGCACGGGCTGTTTCCGGTCGGCGCAGTGTTTGGCCTGGCTCTGTTCGGGCTGGGCCTGACCGGCGTTTTCGCCGGTCCTCAGGAAATCATCCTGCCGCTCGGGTTGCCCGACCTCCCCTTTCATCTTCGGCTCGATGGACTGTCGGCGTATTTCCTGGCTGTGCTCGGCGTGGTAAGCACGGGCGTCAGCGCGTTCTCCGCCGGTTATTTCCGCAAGGGTGAAGGCACGCCGCCCGGCTTACTCTGCTTCGAATATCACGTGTGCCTCGCGAGCATGGCGACGCTGTTGCTCGCGGACGACGCGTACAGCTTCATGGTCGCATGGGAAACGATGACCGTGTCGGCAGTTTTTCTTGTCATGACCAATCACCGCATCGCGGAGATCCGTCGAGCCGCTTACCTCTACTTCCTGATCTCCCATGTCGGCGCGCTGGCGCTCCTGTTGTGTTTCGGCCTGCTGCAAGCCAATACCGGCGACTATACGTTTGCCAACATGCGCGAACAGCACCTCGACGTATTCTGGGCCTCCGCCGCATTCCTGCTGGCGCTATTCGGCTTCGGCGCAAAGGCGGGGGTCTTCCCCTTGCATGTGTGGCTACCCGAAGCCCATCCGGCTGCGCCGTCACCCGTGTCCGCCCTCATGAGCGGCTTTATCCTGAAAGCGGGCCTGTACGGCATTCTGCGCACGGTGTTCGACTTGCTGCATGTCCAGTTGTGGTGGTGGGGAGTCTTCGTGCTGGCGCTCGGACTCTTCACCGCCCTGTTCGGCGTCGTGTTCAGCGCGATCCAGACAGACATGAAACGGCTGCTCGCGTATTCGTCGATCGACAACATCGGGCTGATGTTCGTCAGCATGGGACTGGCGATCCTGTTTCGCGCGTACGGCATGAACAGTCTCGCCGCGCTCTCGTTGACTGCGCTGTTCTACCAGATCGCCAGCCACGCAACGTTCAAAAGCCTGCTGTTTCTCGGCACGGGTTCCGTGCTGCATGCCACCGGCGAACGCAATCTCGGCCGTCTGGGCGGCTTGATCCGCGTGATGCCGTGGACCGCATGGGCGGCGCTCGTGGGCGCATTTGCGAGCGCCGGACTGCCGCCGTTGGGCGGGTTCGTCTCCGAATGGCTGTTGCTGCAGAGCTTTCTGTTCACGCCGGGCTTGCCGAACCCGTTCCTGAATATGGTGGTGCCGCTGGTCGCGGCGCTGATCGCGCTCGTGGCCGCGCTGGCAGGCTATACGATGGTGAAGTTCTTCGGCATCGTCTTTCTGGGTCAACCGAGAGAGGCGAAGCTGGCGCAAGCGCGCGACGCGAGCCATTGGGAGCGCATCGGCTTCGTCTGGCTGGCGGCGATATGCGTATTGCTCGGGCTGCTGCCGGTGCAGTTCGTGGCCGTGCTGGACCGCGTCACCCGGACGCTGGTGGGAACCGGCATCGGCGAGGCCGTCGCGCGCAATGGCTGGCTGCTGCTCGCGCCCACCAGCGTAGACCGGGCCAGCTATATGCCGGCTGTTTTTCTGCTGTTCTTCTGCGCGTGCTGCGCGCTCGCCTGGTTACTGGTCCGCCGTCTCTACCACGGGCGCCTGAGGCGCGCGGCGCCGTGGGCCTGCGGCTATCCGTTCGTGACCGCGCGGATGCAGGACACCGCGGAAGGGTTCGGGCAACCCATCCGCGAAATTTTCACGCCGCTATTCAAGATCGAGCGCCGGCTTCCTTCGCCGTTCGACCAACACCCGGAGTACAGCGTCACCGTGACGGATCGCGCGTGGACCCTGATCTATGCGCCGCTGGAACGGCTGATCATGCGCATCGCGGCATTGGCCGGACGGCTTCAGACAGGCCGCATTGCCATGTATCTGATGCATAGCTTCATCGTGCTGATCGTGCTGCTGATGCTGGTGAGACGATGA
- a CDS encoding HPr family phosphocarrier protein — protein sequence MVEALIQINGRWGLNGHESARLAVSAGRFGSDIVCMANGRSVNAKDVMSVMSLRVRRGTLVRILITGPDESAAMDALSAVLHAQVSS from the coding sequence TTGGTCGAGGCATTGATTCAGATAAATGGCCGGTGGGGGCTGAACGGGCACGAATCGGCGAGGCTCGCGGTGAGTGCTGGCCGGTTTGGCAGCGATATCGTCTGCATGGCGAACGGCCGGTCCGTTAACGCCAAGGACGTCATGTCCGTCATGTCCCTTCGGGTGAGGCGAGGCACGCTCGTACGCATCCTGATTACGGGGCCCGACGAAAGCGCCGCGATGGATGCCCTGTCGGCGGTTCTGCATGCGCAGGTGTCTTCCTGA
- a CDS encoding formate hydrogenlyase translates to MHGFATQIINFLAAILLLLSFAMLSQRRILSLIHLYTLQGLTLVSANLVLGYVTADSHLYISAMLTLVLKVGLIPWILYKLVQRLNVRTDVEPLLNIPATLLVGIVLVIIAFNVASPISQLASSVARGTLGIALACVLLSFMMMITRAKAIPQVIGFLSMENGLFFAAAAATNGMPMIVELGIGLDVLVGSLILGVFMFQIREQFDSLDIHHLEKLKDD, encoded by the coding sequence ATGCACGGATTCGCCACGCAGATCATCAACTTTCTGGCCGCCATCCTGCTGCTATTGTCGTTTGCGATGTTGAGCCAGCGCCGGATCCTGTCACTGATCCACCTCTACACGCTGCAGGGCCTGACGCTCGTATCCGCCAACCTGGTGCTCGGATACGTGACCGCCGACTCGCACCTCTACATTTCCGCGATGCTGACCCTCGTGCTCAAGGTCGGCCTGATCCCCTGGATTCTCTACAAGCTCGTGCAGCGGCTCAATGTCAGGACGGATGTCGAACCGCTCCTCAATATTCCCGCCACACTGCTGGTGGGCATCGTGCTCGTGATCATCGCGTTCAATGTCGCCTCGCCGATCAGCCAGCTCGCCTCGTCGGTCGCGCGCGGCACGCTCGGCATTGCGCTCGCCTGCGTGCTGCTGTCGTTCATGATGATGATCACGCGCGCCAAGGCGATTCCTCAGGTGATCGGCTTCCTGTCGATGGAAAACGGCCTGTTTTTCGCCGCGGCCGCAGCCACTAACGGTATGCCGATGATCGTCGAACTCGGCATTGGACTCGATGTGCTGGTGGGCAGCCTGATCCTCGGCGTGTTCATGTTCCAGATCCGGGAGCAGTTCGACAGTCTGGACATTCATCACCTGGAAAAACTCAAGGATGACTGA
- a CDS encoding NADH-quinone oxidoreductase subunit B family protein — protein sequence MWQLLKQIATTGTPTQRLPEGDEAWRSEGHRIQQEILDVLGRALCIREIDAGSCNGCELEIHALNNPYYNIEGLGIKFVASPRHADMLLVTGPLTLNMKEAVLRAYEATPHPKLVVAVGECACTGGMFKESYAVCGPLSKLFPVDVTVPGCPPPPIDILRGILAALRVKRTMLKP from the coding sequence ATGTGGCAACTTCTCAAACAGATCGCGACAACCGGCACACCGACTCAACGCCTGCCCGAGGGCGATGAAGCATGGCGGTCCGAAGGGCACCGTATCCAGCAGGAAATACTCGACGTGCTGGGTCGGGCGCTATGCATTCGCGAGATTGATGCGGGCTCCTGCAACGGCTGCGAACTGGAAATCCATGCGCTCAACAATCCGTACTACAACATCGAAGGTCTGGGTATCAAGTTCGTCGCGAGTCCCCGTCACGCCGACATGCTGCTCGTCACTGGCCCGCTGACACTGAACATGAAGGAAGCAGTGCTGCGGGCCTACGAGGCAACGCCGCATCCGAAGCTGGTCGTCGCAGTTGGCGAGTGCGCCTGCACCGGAGGCATGTTCAAGGAAAGCTACGCCGTGTGCGGACCGCTCTCGAAGCTTTTTCCTGTCGACGTCACGGTGCCGGGTTGTCCGCCGCCCCCCATCGATATCCTGAGAGGCATTCTCGCCGCGCTTCGTGTGAAACGTACGATGCTCAAGCCATGA
- a CDS encoding CopG family transcriptional regulator, translated as METKSARLTILIDPVKKEAFEKLCSAQDLTPSQVVRQLIRDYLEQHGVSYKTKSAIGARPRRKTA; from the coding sequence ATGGAAACGAAAAGCGCTCGGCTCACGATTTTAATCGATCCTGTGAAGAAGGAAGCGTTCGAGAAACTGTGCTCAGCGCAGGACCTGACGCCCTCACAGGTGGTTCGGCAATTGATCCGCGATTACCTTGAGCAGCACGGCGTCAGCTACAAGACAAAGAGCGCTATTGGTGCGCGTCCGCGCCGCAAAACTGCCTGA
- a CDS encoding hydrogenase 4 subunit F: protein MTEAWVLLLVFGIPLFAGACLALVGQHRVAAELNVAFSFLTFAAAALLAVQTVAHGPAFALGKLFFVDPLNVFLVALTAFVGWTTSIFSRPYMRIERDRGKMTGPRMRLYHSMYQLFIFAMLLALLTNNMGILWVAMEAATLATVLLVSVYRTAASLEAAWKYFILCGVGIAQALFGTILLYLAASRQLGGDEALLWTSLNAVKGSLDPTIISLAFVFLLIGYGTKVGLVPMHNWLPDAHAEGPTPISAVLSGLLLNVALYAVLRCKVLADGALHNGLPGNLLVGFGLVSVLVATFSLFRQKDVKRLFSYSSIEHMGLMTFAFGLGGPIATFAGLLHMTVHSLVKSAIFFTVGHAAQKAGTQAIDDIRGLLRVSPTVGWGMMLGALAILGMPPFGVFASEFLILTTAMSKLPWATPFLLLALAVAFAAIFVRVQGMVFGDTTAKVLEHPPALLPVFVHLGVGLMLGVYIPPYLATWYRQAAAMIVG, encoded by the coding sequence ATGACTGAAGCCTGGGTACTGCTGCTGGTTTTCGGGATCCCGCTTTTCGCGGGCGCATGTCTGGCGCTCGTGGGACAACACCGTGTCGCGGCGGAACTCAACGTCGCGTTCAGTTTCCTCACGTTCGCGGCCGCCGCGCTGCTTGCCGTGCAAACCGTGGCACACGGGCCTGCGTTCGCGCTGGGCAAACTGTTCTTCGTCGATCCGCTCAATGTGTTCCTCGTCGCCCTGACGGCCTTTGTCGGCTGGACCACTTCGATCTTTTCGAGGCCGTACATGCGCATCGAGCGGGACCGGGGCAAGATGACCGGCCCTCGCATGCGCCTCTACCACAGCATGTACCAGCTGTTCATCTTTGCGATGCTGCTCGCGCTGCTCACCAACAACATGGGCATTCTGTGGGTCGCCATGGAAGCCGCCACGCTCGCGACCGTGCTGCTGGTCAGCGTATATCGCACCGCGGCCAGCCTCGAAGCCGCGTGGAAGTACTTCATCCTGTGCGGTGTCGGCATCGCACAGGCGCTGTTCGGCACGATCCTGCTCTATCTTGCCGCGAGCCGGCAACTCGGCGGCGACGAGGCACTGCTCTGGACGAGTCTGAATGCGGTCAAGGGCAGTCTCGACCCGACCATCATTTCGCTCGCGTTCGTGTTCCTGCTGATCGGCTACGGCACCAAGGTCGGCCTCGTGCCGATGCACAACTGGCTGCCCGACGCGCATGCCGAAGGCCCCACGCCGATTTCCGCCGTGCTGTCCGGCCTGCTGCTCAATGTTGCACTCTATGCGGTGCTGCGCTGCAAGGTGCTGGCCGATGGCGCACTCCATAACGGCCTGCCGGGAAACCTGCTGGTTGGCTTCGGATTGGTCTCGGTGCTGGTCGCCACCTTTTCGCTGTTCCGGCAAAAGGACGTCAAGCGGCTTTTTTCGTATTCGTCGATCGAGCACATGGGTCTGATGACGTTCGCCTTCGGACTCGGCGGCCCCATTGCGACCTTTGCGGGGCTGCTCCACATGACGGTGCATTCGTTGGTGAAGTCGGCCATTTTCTTTACCGTGGGGCATGCGGCCCAGAAGGCCGGTACCCAGGCGATCGACGACATCCGAGGTTTGTTGCGTGTGAGCCCAACCGTCGGCTGGGGCATGATGCTCGGCGCGCTCGCGATCCTCGGCATGCCGCCATTCGGTGTCTTCGCGAGTGAGTTCCTGATCCTGACCACCGCGATGAGCAAGCTGCCGTGGGCCACGCCCTTCCTGTTGCTCGCGCTTGCTGTAGCCTTTGCGGCTATCTTCGTGCGCGTGCAAGGCATGGTGTTCGGCGACACGACGGCCAAAGTTCTTGAACACCCACCGGCGTTGCTGCCCGTGTTCGTCCATCTCGGCGTCGGGTTGATGCTGGGAGTCTACATTCCGCCCTATCTTGCAACGTGGTATCGGCAGGCGGCGGCCATGATCGTGGGGTGA
- a CDS encoding spermidine synthase, producing the protein MLKTGKRNPNKPLVIENDQVVSLYFDARGVQSTMLRHDPYALALGYTRTMMGFLLFRPSPCRISMIGLGGGSLAKYCYRHLPDTAITAIEINPDVIALRDHFHVPRDDGRFTVVCADGAQYVAVPGHRPDVLLVDGFNADGLPARLGSSAFYEACRRRLSDDGVLVANLVTDEPDFHRYLRALWEVFAGAVALAPSEGSEHNVTVFAWKGAGGLPSFTAMLERARALQARHAVNLHATATRIEYGKKFNWSRYGRTA; encoded by the coding sequence ATGCTCAAGACAGGAAAGAGAAACCCTAACAAGCCATTGGTGATTGAAAACGACCAGGTGGTGTCGTTGTACTTCGACGCGCGCGGCGTCCAGAGCACGATGTTGCGGCACGATCCCTACGCTCTCGCACTGGGCTATACGCGGACCATGATGGGCTTTCTGTTGTTCCGGCCGTCTCCCTGCCGTATTTCAATGATCGGTCTGGGAGGCGGTTCACTGGCGAAATACTGCTATCGCCATTTGCCGGACACCGCCATCACCGCGATCGAAATCAATCCGGATGTCATCGCGCTGCGTGACCATTTTCACGTGCCGCGCGACGATGGGCGTTTCACAGTGGTCTGCGCAGATGGTGCGCAGTACGTCGCCGTGCCGGGTCACCGGCCCGACGTGCTGTTGGTCGATGGCTTCAATGCCGACGGCCTGCCGGCCAGGTTGGGCAGTAGCGCGTTCTACGAGGCCTGTCGGCGCAGACTGAGCGACGATGGCGTGCTGGTGGCCAATCTGGTGACGGACGAACCCGACTTCCACCGCTACCTCCGCGCGCTCTGGGAGGTGTTTGCCGGCGCGGTTGCTCTGGCGCCGTCTGAAGGTAGTGAGCACAACGTCACCGTTTTTGCGTGGAAAGGAGCGGGCGGACTTCCATCATTCACAGCAATGCTTGAGCGGGCGCGCGCGCTTCAGGCGCGGCACGCGGTCAATCTCCACGCCACGGCCACGCGCATTGAATACGGCAAAAAATTTAACTGGAGCCGATATGGACGGACGGCTTGA
- a CDS encoding NADH-quinone oxidoreductase subunit H, which produces MITLSGLISQGLEILLALAAAPLLTGWVNMCRARLQNRRAPSIWQPYRMLHKLFNKESVVASHASPIFRGAPYVVWACMTLACAIVPTLSTDLPLSPAADAIALVGLFALARVTLSLAAMDIGTAFGTLGARREMLVGFLAEPALLMVLFSASLITQSTLLTSIVATLSHRELAIYPSLAFAGIAFTMVSLAENARLPVDNPTTHLELTMIHEALILEYSGRHLALMEWAASLKLFAYSCIGVALFIPWGIAEAGNPTALLFSIPALFVKLLVGGAALAIVETSNAKMRIFRVPEFLATAFLLAVIGMLVHFLLGA; this is translated from the coding sequence ATGATCACGCTTTCCGGACTGATCTCGCAGGGGCTCGAAATCCTGCTCGCACTCGCGGCCGCTCCGCTGCTCACGGGCTGGGTCAACATGTGCCGCGCCCGCTTACAAAACCGCCGCGCGCCAAGCATCTGGCAGCCTTACCGGATGCTTCACAAGCTGTTCAACAAGGAGTCAGTGGTCGCTAGCCATGCAAGCCCGATATTCCGTGGCGCGCCTTATGTTGTCTGGGCGTGCATGACGCTCGCCTGCGCGATCGTGCCGACGCTCTCGACCGACCTGCCGCTCTCGCCTGCCGCGGACGCAATCGCGCTGGTCGGCCTCTTCGCGCTGGCACGTGTAACGCTTTCGCTGGCCGCTATGGATATCGGCACCGCGTTCGGCACGCTCGGCGCGCGTCGCGAGATGCTGGTGGGTTTCCTCGCCGAGCCCGCCTTGCTGATGGTCCTGTTCTCGGCATCGCTCATCACGCAGTCCACCTTGCTGACCAGCATCGTCGCCACGCTCAGTCACCGCGAACTGGCAATCTATCCGAGCCTTGCTTTCGCGGGCATCGCGTTCACGATGGTGTCGCTCGCCGAGAACGCGCGTCTGCCGGTCGATAACCCGACTACCCATCTCGAACTCACGATGATCCACGAAGCGTTGATCCTCGAATATTCGGGCCGGCATCTCGCCCTGATGGAATGGGCCGCGAGTCTCAAGCTGTTCGCGTACTCCTGCATCGGCGTTGCCCTGTTCATTCCGTGGGGCATTGCCGAAGCCGGCAATCCGACTGCGCTGCTGTTCTCCATCCCCGCGCTCTTCGTCAAGCTTCTGGTGGGCGGCGCTGCGCTCGCGATAGTCGAGACGAGCAACGCGAAGATGCGCATTTTCCGCGTCCCTGAGTTTCTCGCCACGGCCTTCCTGCTGGCCGTCATCGGGATGCTCGTTCATTTTCTGCTGGGGGCATGA